From the genome of Nakamurella flavida, one region includes:
- a CDS encoding 5-oxoprolinase/urea amidolyase family protein: MSTALETPVSAVDPAGAAGITVLRPGVQTTVQDAVGRTGYWDVGVPPSGAFDRLSFALAARAVGNADDAAGLECVVSGPTLQFGSSAVICLAGAATAATLDGEPVPVGVPTPVPAGGVLTVGKIAGPGLRGYVAIAGGIDVPTVLGSRSTFVLGKFGGPAGRALAKGDELPLGVGTGSSLDVSSALPTLTTEWELRVVPGPHGAPVHLDPAGPAALFAATWTVDHRSDRTGVRLTGPTPRWARTDGGEAGLHPSNVHDSAYPVGGIMLSGDTPVIVGPDGPSLGGFVVPCAVIAADLWKVGQFRAGDRVRLVPVDLDTAAELGAARAALLADPGSPVAEPTVPTGSPDLATPLGERPATGHHPAITVRAAGDRHVLVEAGALEFDLTVRMWIHLLARGLHADRPAGVTEIVEGVRSLLVGARDHLGLPELADHLMALAAGVADPAAVTLDVREVTLPIAFDHPGAHEAMARYQASVNPTAPWCPDNVEFIRRINDLGERDEVFDVMIAATYLVVGLGDVYLGAPVAVPLDPRHRLVTTKYNPARTWTPQNAVGIGGIYLCVYGMEGPGGYQLVGRTVPVWRLAEETDTAAGTEARPWLLRPFDRLRFVPVTTDELEATRADILAGRADLRTRPATFSLAEVAALQDEHAAEITALRAHRRRAFDDERARWESAS, translated from the coding sequence GTGAGCACCGCGCTCGAGACTCCCGTGTCCGCTGTGGATCCGGCGGGGGCGGCGGGCATCACCGTGCTCCGCCCCGGCGTGCAGACCACCGTGCAGGACGCTGTGGGACGCACCGGGTACTGGGACGTCGGGGTGCCCCCGTCCGGGGCGTTCGACCGACTCTCGTTCGCGCTCGCCGCCCGCGCCGTCGGGAACGCCGACGACGCCGCCGGTCTGGAGTGCGTGGTGTCCGGGCCCACGCTGCAGTTCGGCAGCTCCGCGGTGATCTGTCTGGCCGGTGCGGCGACCGCGGCCACCCTGGACGGCGAACCCGTCCCGGTGGGGGTGCCCACCCCGGTTCCCGCGGGTGGGGTGCTGACCGTCGGCAAGATCGCCGGTCCGGGCCTGCGCGGCTACGTCGCGATCGCCGGCGGCATCGACGTGCCGACCGTGCTGGGTAGCCGGTCCACCTTCGTCCTCGGCAAGTTCGGCGGCCCGGCCGGCCGGGCCCTGGCCAAGGGTGACGAGCTGCCCCTCGGGGTGGGAACCGGGTCGTCGCTGGACGTCTCGTCCGCCCTGCCCACCCTGACCACCGAGTGGGAACTGCGCGTCGTCCCCGGTCCGCACGGCGCCCCCGTGCACCTGGACCCCGCCGGCCCGGCCGCCCTGTTCGCGGCCACCTGGACGGTGGACCACCGCAGTGACCGCACCGGCGTCCGCCTCACCGGACCGACCCCCCGCTGGGCCCGGACCGACGGCGGCGAGGCCGGCCTGCACCCGTCCAACGTGCACGACTCCGCCTATCCCGTCGGCGGCATCATGCTGTCCGGCGACACCCCCGTCATCGTCGGGCCGGACGGGCCGAGCCTGGGCGGGTTCGTGGTGCCGTGCGCGGTGATCGCGGCCGACCTGTGGAAGGTCGGCCAGTTCCGGGCCGGCGACCGGGTGCGCCTCGTCCCGGTCGACCTGGACACCGCCGCCGAGCTGGGCGCCGCCCGCGCGGCCCTCCTCGCCGACCCCGGCTCACCCGTCGCCGAACCGACCGTCCCGACCGGATCGCCGGACCTGGCCACCCCGCTCGGCGAGCGCCCGGCCACCGGCCACCACCCGGCGATCACCGTCCGCGCCGCCGGCGACCGGCACGTGCTCGTGGAGGCCGGCGCGCTGGAGTTCGACCTGACCGTGCGCATGTGGATCCACCTGCTGGCCCGCGGCCTGCACGCCGACCGACCCGCCGGCGTCACCGAGATCGTCGAGGGGGTGCGGTCGCTGCTCGTCGGCGCACGCGACCACCTGGGCCTGCCCGAGCTGGCCGATCACCTGATGGCCCTGGCGGCCGGGGTGGCCGACCCGGCAGCGGTCACGCTGGACGTCCGGGAGGTGACCCTGCCCATCGCGTTCGACCACCCCGGTGCCCACGAGGCCATGGCCCGCTACCAGGCGAGCGTCAACCCGACCGCCCCGTGGTGCCCGGACAACGTCGAGTTCATCCGCCGCATCAACGATCTCGGTGAGCGCGACGAGGTGTTCGACGTGATGATCGCGGCCACGTACCTGGTCGTCGGCCTGGGCGATGTCTACCTGGGTGCGCCGGTGGCGGTGCCGCTGGATCCCCGCCACCGGTTGGTCACCACGAAGTACAACCCGGCCCGCACCTGGACCCCGCAGAACGCGGTGGGTATCGGCGGGATCTATCTCTGCGTCTACGGGATGGAGGGGCCGGGTGGGTATCAGCTGGTCGGCCGCACCGTGCCGGTGTGGCGATTGGCCGAGGAGACCGACACTGCCGCCGGAACCGAGGCACGACCGTGGCTGCTGCGGCCGTTCGACCGGCTGCGCTTCGTCCCGGTCACCACCGACGAGCTCGAGGCCACCCGCGCCGACATCCTGGCCGGGCGGGCCGATCTCCGGACCCGGCCGGCCACCTTCTCGCTGGCCGAGGTGGCCGCGCTCCAGGACGAGCACGCTGCCGAGATCACCGCCCTGCGCGCCCACCGCCGACGCGCCTTCGACGACGAACGAGCCCGCTGGGAGTCCGCATCGTGA
- a CDS encoding urea amidolyase associated protein UAAP2 has protein sequence MPLTESDRTADTAVLDVTVGSGDGFLHRIPAGGRFRIVDLEGNQAADTLFYDADDIANRYSAFDTIRAQQAVYLTTGSPLVSGRGDLLATIVADTCGRHDTVGGACAQESNVVRYGEHTRHQHACRQTFLKYGAAAGIGQRELGHNINFFMNVPITPDGGLTFADGLSAPGKYVEIEAARDLWVLISNCPQLNNPCNGWNPTPVRLLGWWSV, from the coding sequence GTGCCGTTGACCGAGTCCGACCGGACCGCGGACACCGCCGTGCTCGACGTGACCGTCGGCTCCGGAGACGGCTTCCTGCACCGCATCCCGGCCGGCGGACGCTTCCGCATCGTCGACCTCGAGGGCAACCAGGCCGCCGACACCCTGTTCTACGACGCCGACGACATCGCGAACCGGTACAGCGCCTTCGACACCATCCGCGCGCAGCAGGCCGTCTACCTGACCACCGGGTCGCCGCTGGTCTCCGGACGCGGGGACCTGTTGGCCACCATCGTCGCCGACACCTGCGGCCGGCACGACACCGTGGGCGGCGCCTGCGCCCAGGAGTCCAACGTGGTCCGCTACGGCGAGCACACCCGACACCAGCACGCCTGCCGCCAGACCTTCCTGAAGTACGGCGCGGCGGCCGGGATCGGCCAGCGGGAGCTGGGCCACAACATCAACTTCTTCATGAACGTGCCCATCACCCCGGACGGCGGGCTGACCTTCGCCGACGGACTGTCCGCCCCGGGGAAGTACGTGGAGATCGAGGCGGCGCGCGACCTGTGGGTGCTCATCTCCAACTGCCCCCAGCTGAACAACCCGTGCAACGGGTGGAACCCCACCCCCGTCCGCCTGCTGGGCTGGTGGTCGGTGTGA
- a CDS encoding DUF1989 domain-containing protein, giving the protein MTAPRTATAVLPYEHEIPGGAAWSVPLRAGRTLTLTAGGPRACVSTLVFAADRLDRMNLPDTLKAQMSARITAPMVLMSDRGAALASVVDSTVPWHDALGGLSRDTDLVRFGPSDYQQDRNDWRRGAREMLLLELAKHGLGEADLHGPVNFFAKAAPTDDRLCSVGFVADNAAAGDTVTLRAEQDLLIVLATAAHPLDDAGTYAPAPISARVALAPEWGEDDPSYRFRPESARALDTTRKACA; this is encoded by the coding sequence ATGACCGCACCCCGGACGGCGACCGCCGTCCTGCCGTACGAGCACGAGATCCCCGGCGGCGCCGCCTGGTCGGTGCCGCTGCGGGCCGGCCGCACCCTCACCCTCACCGCCGGTGGACCCCGGGCGTGCGTGAGCACGCTGGTGTTCGCCGCCGACCGGCTCGATCGGATGAACCTGCCGGACACCCTCAAGGCCCAGATGAGCGCCCGCATCACCGCGCCGATGGTGCTGATGAGCGATCGCGGCGCCGCCCTGGCCAGCGTGGTCGACTCCACGGTGCCCTGGCACGACGCCCTGGGCGGGCTGAGCCGGGACACCGACCTGGTCCGCTTCGGGCCGTCGGACTACCAGCAGGACCGCAACGACTGGCGACGCGGAGCCCGCGAGATGCTGCTGCTGGAACTGGCCAAGCACGGTCTGGGCGAGGCCGACCTGCACGGTCCGGTCAACTTCTTCGCCAAGGCCGCCCCGACCGACGACCGGCTGTGCTCGGTGGGCTTCGTGGCCGACAACGCCGCCGCCGGCGACACCGTCACCCTGCGCGCCGAGCAGGACCTGCTGATCGTGCTGGCCACCGCCGCCCACCCGCTCGACGATGCCGGGACGTACGCACCCGCCCCGATCTCGGCCCGTGTGGCCCTGGCGCCGGAGTGGGGCGAGGACGACCCGTCGTACCGCTTCCGCCCGGAGAGCGCCCGCGCCCTGGACACCACCCGGAAGGCCTGCGCATGA
- a CDS encoding amino acid permease, protein MATIETRTGTPDADLEQQFGYQQQLHRSIGGYASFAAGFSFVSILTTVFQLFGFGFSFAGPVFFWTWPAVFLGQLMVALCFAELAARYPISGAIYQWARRLGGHVVGWFAGWTMIIAQIVTVAAAAIAMQAVLPAIWSGFQLVGGDPAISTVTGATNAIVLGLIVLTVTTLINSLAVRVMAVVNALGVTCEIVAVVLLIVALFSRAERGPGIVLNTEGIPNGGLLAALLVSSLMAAYVMVGFDSAGELSEETHNPRRTAPRTILRALVVSGVFGGLMILAALMAAPSIDDGSVATGGLAGIVTGRLGDVLGRVFLAAVVLAAFVCTLAIQTATTRMIFSMSRDEVLPFSRVLSRVSPRTGALAGPAIVVGVCAAALLALNLGHAGVFTALTSVCIVMLYLAYLMVTGPLLIQRLRGWPGRNAEVASVQQDETGRPLFSLGRWGVPVNVLAVVYGIAMMINLIWPRPEIYDPAGESPLLQWFGVLFVSAALLVGVVVFLVKRRAYRAAIGLGA, encoded by the coding sequence ATGGCGACCATCGAGACCCGGACCGGCACTCCGGACGCCGACCTGGAACAGCAGTTCGGCTACCAGCAGCAGCTGCACCGATCCATCGGCGGGTACGCGTCCTTCGCGGCCGGCTTCTCGTTCGTCTCCATCCTGACGACGGTGTTCCAGCTCTTCGGGTTCGGCTTCTCGTTCGCCGGGCCGGTCTTCTTCTGGACGTGGCCGGCAGTCTTCCTCGGACAGCTCATGGTGGCGCTGTGCTTCGCCGAACTCGCCGCCCGCTACCCGATCTCGGGCGCCATCTACCAGTGGGCGCGGCGCCTGGGCGGACACGTCGTCGGCTGGTTCGCGGGCTGGACGATGATCATCGCGCAGATCGTCACGGTGGCCGCGGCGGCGATCGCCATGCAGGCGGTGCTGCCGGCGATCTGGTCGGGGTTCCAGCTTGTCGGCGGTGACCCGGCCATCTCCACGGTGACCGGGGCGACCAACGCCATCGTGCTCGGGCTGATCGTGCTCACCGTCACCACGCTGATCAACTCCCTGGCCGTGCGGGTGATGGCCGTGGTCAACGCACTCGGCGTGACCTGCGAGATCGTCGCCGTGGTCCTGCTCATCGTGGCGCTGTTCTCCCGGGCCGAGCGCGGCCCGGGCATCGTGCTCAACACCGAGGGCATCCCCAACGGCGGCCTGCTCGCCGCGCTGCTGGTCTCCTCCCTGATGGCGGCCTACGTGATGGTCGGCTTCGACAGCGCCGGCGAGCTCTCCGAGGAGACGCACAACCCGCGCCGCACCGCCCCGCGCACCATCCTGCGGGCCCTGGTCGTCTCCGGGGTGTTCGGCGGCCTGATGATCCTGGCCGCGCTGATGGCCGCCCCCAGCATCGACGACGGCTCCGTGGCCACCGGCGGCCTGGCCGGGATCGTCACCGGGCGCCTGGGTGACGTGCTGGGCCGGGTGTTCCTGGCCGCGGTCGTCCTCGCCGCGTTCGTCTGCACCCTGGCCATCCAGACCGCGACCACCCGGATGATCTTCTCGATGTCGCGGGACGAGGTGCTGCCGTTCTCCCGTGTGCTGTCCCGGGTGTCCCCCCGCACCGGCGCGCTGGCCGGCCCGGCGATCGTCGTCGGCGTCTGCGCGGCCGCCCTGCTCGCCCTCAACCTCGGGCACGCCGGCGTCTTCACCGCACTGACCAGCGTCTGCATCGTCATGCTGTACCTGGCCTACCTGATGGTCACCGGCCCGCTGCTGATCCAGCGGCTGCGCGGGTGGCCGGGCCGCAACGCCGAGGTCGCCTCCGTCCAGCAGGACGAGACCGGTCGGCCGCTGTTCTCCCTGGGCCGCTGGGGCGTCCCGGTCAACGTGCTGGCCGTGGTCTACGGCATCGCCATGATGATCAACCTGATCTGGCCGCGCCCGGAGATCTACGACCCGGCCGGGGAGAGCCCGCTGCTGCAGTGGTTCGGCGTGCTGTTCGTCTCCGCCGCCCTGCTCGTGGGTGTCGTGGTGTTCCTGGTCAAGCGCCGGGCCTACCGGGCGGCCATCGGCCTCGGCGCCTGA
- a CDS encoding peptidase — protein sequence MNESDALSVEVSAFQSAGTLRGFVVSGRWPETTVEWTTFLTLAVRVASMPGLLPTTTVFRVREELPDDPTPGTIGLVMSEGTVFGENALRPGSFAEHQPPGLLVLHPPSETRPSLPECEGVASGCVLLPGLPHLGMDHRAAWVEAHHRGTVTSLISRAGIDPQDDPDTAVLAMLLAA from the coding sequence ATGAACGAATCCGATGCGCTGTCCGTCGAGGTCTCCGCCTTCCAGTCCGCCGGCACGCTGCGCGGGTTCGTGGTGTCGGGTCGGTGGCCCGAGACCACGGTGGAGTGGACCACTTTCCTGACCCTCGCGGTGCGGGTGGCCAGTATGCCCGGCCTGCTGCCGACCACCACCGTGTTCCGGGTGCGCGAGGAACTCCCCGACGACCCGACCCCCGGCACCATCGGTCTGGTCATGAGCGAGGGCACCGTCTTCGGCGAGAACGCCCTGCGGCCGGGCTCTTTCGCCGAGCACCAGCCGCCCGGGCTGCTCGTGCTGCACCCGCCGTCGGAGACCCGCCCCTCGTTGCCGGAGTGCGAGGGGGTGGCCTCGGGGTGCGTGCTGCTGCCGGGCCTGCCCCACCTGGGGATGGATCACCGGGCCGCCTGGGTGGAGGCCCATCACCGGGGCACCGTCACCTCGTTGATCAGCCGGGCCGGCATCGACCCGCAGGACGATCCCGACACCGCGGTGCTGGCGATGCTTCTCGCCGCCTGA
- a CDS encoding DedA family protein, protein MPSWLDGRPLPLVFAVLLAIVLARAQLTYWLGRGALVGLSRRFPTLLTGPRTTRATALIRRFGAPVVTVSFLTIGFQTVANAAAGLVRMPFGRYCLAMVPGCIAWAALYATVGLAVVQTAVALAATSPWAVAGVAVAVLAVLGVLGLRRTRRRRSGHEPGAARTTGA, encoded by the coding sequence GTGCCCAGCTGGCTGGATGGCCGCCCGCTGCCCCTGGTCTTCGCCGTGCTGCTGGCCATCGTGCTGGCCCGGGCCCAGCTGACCTACTGGCTGGGACGCGGCGCCCTGGTCGGGCTCTCCCGGCGGTTCCCCACCCTGCTGACCGGCCCCCGCACCACCCGGGCCACCGCGCTGATCCGGCGTTTCGGGGCCCCGGTGGTGACCGTGTCCTTCCTGACCATCGGGTTCCAGACCGTGGCCAACGCGGCCGCCGGCCTGGTACGCATGCCGTTCGGCCGGTACTGCCTGGCCATGGTGCCCGGGTGCATCGCCTGGGCGGCGCTGTACGCGACGGTCGGTCTGGCCGTGGTCCAGACGGCGGTGGCGCTGGCCGCCACCTCCCCGTGGGCCGTGGCCGGTGTCGCCGTCGCCGTCCTCGCGGTGCTGGGCGTCCTCGGACTGCGTCGAACCCGGCGACGGCGCTCCGGGCACGAGCCCGGCGCCGCTCGGACGACGGGGGCCTGA
- a CDS encoding DNA polymerase III subunit gamma and tau: protein MSLALYRKYRPASFAEVVGQEHVTDPLRTALAAGRINHAYLFSGPRGCGKTSSARILARSLNCVQGPTPDPCGVCGSCVALAPEGPGSLDVVELDAASHGGVDDTRELRDRAFYMPAESRYRVFIIDEAHMVTPQGFNALLKIVEEPPEHLVFIFATTEPDKVLTTIRSRTHHYPFRLIPPAVLRALLERLCAEEGVVVEPAVFPLVIQAGGGSARDSLSVLDQLLAGAGPEGVTYRSAVALLGVTDTALLDEMVDALAAADGASVFGAVDRVVEAGHDPRRFAADLLQRLRDLLVLHAVPDAGAKGLIDCPEDELAAMAGQAERLGAGTLARIADILHTGLVDMRGTTAPRLVLELLCARMLLPDTSAADGAMLHRLERMERRMAIADSVEPGNGSAPSGRGTELPSGPRAAAPADGPARMPSAPPLPAPPALRTAGADASHPADGGDTAPDRAGADRDTPPASAAGEQAPATATDRPRADPGSTGRSTPTQPTRPEPTRSAPASPTRVPDGPGVVPSLGLPVPPVLSSRRPTRSDTDQASSRQDATARPAPATDRDPTGGPERVDRAAGPRGTGSAGQAGQSANGARADRSPNPDPGERPDNGRPPADRGAGRTEASTASAAPAQGAGGSGPGAIDAADIRKMWPEILAAVKKRRRTTQILLDSATVRSVDRGVLMLTMPSPGMARRVLETANVTILREALVEVAGVDWTVNCDAGGDGGGASPGGGGPRGSDPRRGPQSPDGDVPPPSDADAPVDDAEDIPDDYDQPHDAAASIPVREPVAAAIELLTTQLGARRLEPPPV, encoded by the coding sequence GTGTCTCTGGCCCTGTATCGCAAGTACCGTCCGGCGTCCTTCGCCGAGGTGGTCGGCCAGGAGCACGTGACCGATCCCCTGCGCACGGCGCTGGCCGCCGGCCGGATCAACCACGCCTATCTGTTCTCCGGTCCGCGCGGATGCGGCAAGACCTCCAGCGCGCGCATCCTGGCCCGGTCGTTGAACTGTGTTCAGGGCCCGACGCCGGACCCGTGCGGGGTGTGCGGGTCCTGCGTCGCGCTGGCCCCCGAGGGCCCCGGGTCGCTCGACGTGGTCGAGCTCGACGCGGCCAGTCACGGTGGTGTGGACGACACCCGTGAGCTGCGTGACCGCGCCTTCTACATGCCGGCGGAGTCCCGCTACCGCGTCTTCATCATCGACGAGGCCCACATGGTCACCCCGCAGGGCTTCAACGCCCTGCTGAAGATCGTCGAGGAGCCGCCGGAGCACCTCGTCTTCATCTTCGCCACCACCGAGCCGGACAAGGTGCTCACCACCATCCGCTCGCGGACCCATCACTACCCCTTCCGGTTGATCCCGCCCGCCGTGCTGCGCGCCCTGCTGGAGCGGCTCTGCGCGGAGGAGGGTGTGGTCGTCGAGCCGGCGGTCTTCCCCCTGGTCATCCAGGCCGGCGGCGGCTCCGCCCGGGACTCGCTGTCCGTGCTCGACCAATTGCTGGCCGGCGCCGGACCCGAGGGCGTCACCTACCGCAGCGCCGTCGCCCTGCTCGGGGTCACCGACACCGCCCTGCTGGACGAGATGGTCGACGCCCTGGCCGCCGCGGACGGGGCGTCGGTGTTCGGCGCCGTGGACCGGGTGGTCGAGGCCGGGCACGACCCCCGCCGATTCGCCGCCGATCTCCTGCAGCGCCTGCGGGACCTGCTCGTGCTGCACGCCGTCCCCGACGCCGGGGCGAAGGGGCTGATCGACTGTCCCGAGGACGAGTTGGCGGCCATGGCCGGTCAGGCGGAGCGGTTGGGCGCCGGGACGCTCGCCCGGATCGCGGACATCCTGCACACCGGTCTGGTCGACATGCGGGGCACCACGGCGCCCCGGCTGGTGCTGGAACTGTTGTGCGCCCGGATGCTACTGCCCGACACGTCAGCGGCCGACGGTGCGATGCTGCACCGGTTGGAACGGATGGAACGCCGGATGGCCATCGCGGACTCGGTGGAGCCCGGCAACGGGTCGGCCCCGTCCGGGCGGGGCACCGAGCTGCCGTCCGGGCCCCGTGCCGCCGCGCCCGCGGACGGCCCGGCCCGGATGCCGTCCGCCCCGCCCCTGCCCGCTCCGCCGGCCCTGCGTACCGCCGGTGCCGATGCCTCGCATCCCGCCGACGGTGGCGACACCGCCCCGGATCGCGCCGGGGCCGACCGGGACACCCCGCCGGCGTCCGCCGCGGGGGAGCAGGCTCCGGCGACCGCGACGGACCGACCGCGGGCCGACCCCGGATCCACCGGCCGGTCCACCCCGACCCAGCCCACCCGTCCCGAACCCACCCGGTCCGCACCGGCCTCGCCGACCCGGGTGCCGGACGGCCCGGGTGTGGTGCCCAGCCTCGGCCTCCCCGTACCGCCGGTGCTGTCCTCCCGCCGGCCGACCCGGTCGGACACCGACCAGGCGTCGTCCCGACAGGACGCGACGGCGCGGCCGGCTCCGGCCACCGACCGGGACCCCACCGGTGGGCCCGAGCGGGTCGACCGGGCCGCGGGCCCCCGGGGGACGGGCTCGGCCGGTCAGGCCGGTCAGTCGGCGAACGGCGCACGCGCCGACCGCTCACCGAACCCCGACCCCGGTGAGCGGCCCGACAACGGTCGGCCGCCGGCCGATCGCGGGGCGGGTCGGACCGAGGCGTCCACGGCGAGCGCTGCGCCGGCCCAGGGCGCGGGCGGATCCGGCCCGGGCGCCATCGACGCCGCCGACATCCGCAAGATGTGGCCGGAGATCCTCGCCGCGGTCAAGAAGCGTCGGCGGACCACGCAGATCCTGTTGGACTCGGCGACCGTCCGCTCGGTCGACCGCGGCGTGCTGATGCTGACCATGCCCAGCCCCGGGATGGCCCGGCGGGTGCTGGAGACGGCGAACGTGACGATCCTGCGGGAGGCGCTGGTCGAGGTGGCCGGGGTCGACTGGACGGTCAACTGCGATGCCGGCGGGGACGGCGGAGGCGCGTCCCCCGGCGGTGGGGGTCCGCGCGGGTCGGACCCCCGGCGCGGGCCGCAGTCGCCCGACGGCGACGTGCCGCCGCCGAGCGACGCCGACGCCCCGGTCGACGACGCCGAGGACATCCCCGACGACTACGACCAGCCGCACGACGCCGCGGCCTCGATCCCGGTCCGCGAGCCCGTGGCGGCGGCGATCGAGCTGCTGACCACCCAACTGGGCGCGCGGCGGCTGGAACCGCCGCCGGTCTGA
- a CDS encoding HpcH/HpaI aldolase family protein gives MRRNRVRDLLAQDEQVVTGWVTTGSSYAAEVVAHSGVDAVTLDLQHGMFDVPQAIACLQAVSTTSAVPLVRCRSHDAADIGHLLDAGAYGIICPNVDTDEQAQALVRACRYPPTGRRSLGPSRGVLYGGADYPQHADDTVLVIPMIESVRAVENLDAILAVDGVDAVFVGPTDLSWDAGLPPTSATVADELADLLRHIVDRARAASVPAGIFSLTPDQGRQFAEWGYRLIAPGTDMMMLRAATERAVAVLRRV, from the coding sequence ATGCGGCGCAACAGGGTCCGGGACCTGCTGGCGCAGGACGAGCAGGTCGTCACCGGCTGGGTGACGACCGGCAGCTCCTATGCCGCCGAGGTCGTCGCCCACTCCGGGGTCGACGCGGTCACCCTCGACCTGCAGCACGGCATGTTTGACGTCCCGCAGGCGATCGCCTGCCTGCAGGCCGTCTCGACGACCAGTGCGGTCCCGCTGGTGCGGTGCCGGTCGCACGACGCGGCGGACATCGGTCACCTGCTGGACGCCGGGGCGTACGGGATCATCTGCCCGAACGTCGACACCGATGAGCAGGCCCAGGCGCTCGTCCGGGCGTGCCGGTATCCCCCGACCGGACGTCGCAGCCTGGGTCCGTCACGGGGGGTCCTGTACGGCGGTGCGGACTATCCGCAGCACGCCGACGACACCGTGCTCGTCATCCCGATGATCGAGTCGGTGCGGGCGGTGGAGAACCTCGACGCCATCCTGGCCGTCGACGGTGTCGACGCCGTCTTCGTGGGCCCCACCGACCTGTCGTGGGACGCCGGGCTGCCGCCCACCTCGGCGACGGTCGCCGACGAGCTGGCCGACCTGCTCCGGCACATCGTGGACCGGGCGCGGGCGGCCTCCGTCCCGGCGGGCATCTTCTCCCTCACCCCGGACCAGGGCCGGCAGTTCGCCGAGTGGGGTTACCGCCTGATCGCGCCGGGTACCGACATGATGATGCTGCGGGCCGCCACCGAGCGGGCGGTGGCGGTGCTGCGACGGGTCTGA
- a CDS encoding MBL fold metallo-hydrolase: MAARIDKIVTSGAFELDGGSWDVENNVWLVGDDAEVLVIDAAHDAREILTAVGDRRVVGIFCTHAHNDHVNAAPALADATRAPIMLHPAGAPLWGMAHTDRRWDWDLADGQEIEVAGVRGTVLLTPGHAPGAVCLSFPDLGVVFTGDTLFQGGPGATGRSFSDFPTIIDSISTRLLTLPPQTVVHTGHGGDTTIGDEAPQLDEWVVRGH, translated from the coding sequence ATGGCGGCGCGCATCGACAAGATCGTCACCTCAGGCGCTTTCGAGCTCGACGGGGGCTCCTGGGACGTCGAGAACAACGTCTGGCTGGTCGGTGACGACGCCGAGGTGCTCGTCATCGACGCCGCCCACGACGCCCGGGAGATCCTCACCGCGGTGGGCGACCGCCGGGTGGTCGGCATCTTCTGCACCCACGCCCACAACGACCACGTGAACGCGGCACCGGCGCTGGCCGACGCCACCCGGGCGCCGATCATGCTGCACCCGGCCGGAGCGCCCCTCTGGGGCATGGCGCACACCGACCGGCGGTGGGACTGGGACCTCGCGGACGGCCAGGAGATCGAGGTCGCGGGGGTGCGCGGCACCGTCCTGCTCACTCCCGGCCACGCGCCGGGGGCGGTCTGCCTCTCGTTCCCCGACCTCGGGGTGGTCTTCACCGGCGACACCCTCTTCCAGGGCGGACCGGGGGCGACAGGCCGGTCGTTCTCGGACTTCCCGACCATCATCGACTCGATCTCGACCCGCCTGCTGACCCTGCCGCCGCAGACCGTCGTGCACACCGGACACGGCGGGGACACCACCATCGGCGACGAGGCCCCCCAGCTCGACGAATGGGTCGTGCGCGGCCACTGA